gtcgttaaattacaagaacaaattcgttaaattatgagaaaaatgtcgttaaattctcataatttaacgactttttttctcgtaatttaatgactttattctcaacattttatttcgacttttttcttgaaatttaacaactttaatctcgagatggttttacttttttattattgcttggccctaatcctcttccgtactttcTGGCGGTACAagtcatttattattcaattattattattcaatttaagACTTAAATTGAGTTGAATCTCCTATAACTTGAAAAAACACGTTGAAATTACTTGaactattactattactatttttgacgagttaaagtaatgtaaaaacataatgaCTTACTGAtaatatcatttttaattatttttgatattttatattaatacttttattatatttttatgatacttttatgatttttaatggGGTTTTtgtattatgatttatatttgttttatataatatgatacttttattttttgattgttttatgatattttgatacatttttataacatttttatatttttgatgtaTGATATATTTGATGATTTTGATACTTTAcgatattttaaatgttttatgattttttatgATACTTCTGTTAATTTTGCATGGTATGTTTattatactttttaatatttttgacatttttcttatttttataataCTTCAATGATATAATGATGCTTCTGCGGAAcaaaaaactgtgtgtgtgtgtgtgtgtgtgtgtgtgtgtgtgtgtgtgtgtgtgtgtaatatctCCTCACACACTGCTCTGATGTGAATGTCTCTGGCAGTCAGGAGGTTCTTCTTCCCAAAATAAATAAGAGCTCCAGACTCCTTTCTGACAGCTAATCACAGAAACTGGCCTGCCAATGAGCTGTGATGACTCTGCCTCACCAATAGAGGCTCCGCCCCCATCAGGATGGCCAGCCAATCACAGAAGAGAGTGGAACAAAACACAGGATGGCTGACATTCACTAGAGCATTAAGTGAAAACTGCTGGTGAGTGAGAATAAAGCCACAAACTTCTGAAATATGACAAGTTTACACacgtcagtgtgtgtgtgtgaagaacaAAGAGGCCTTTAATGTGAGGATTAAAGGCTCCtttagcgccacctagtggaaaAGACGATTCTTGTGATTAAAACATCCAGAGCTGTTCAAAACAGTAGAATATACTGCCTCCATAAACTCCAACAAGTAATATTCTACATTATTATCAATTTCtagttattatatttattattatgattttatttagtGTATTtgtttgaaacaaaataaatgtaaacatgctTTTAAATCTTCAAACAATTCACTCTCAATAATGACCTTTTCTTCACACACAGTAAATGAATATGATTTATTGTTTTGGAGGTCAGACAACAGAGTGAACCGAAGTTCAAGACGCTTCTGCCGAAACGTCCCTGTTGTTTCAGTGATGGAGTCGTTAGTGCACTCATTAGTGTGTTTACTTTAGTGACTCTTAATTACTGAAGGCCTGATTAGAGGCAGCAGGAGCCGTGACCTTTGACCTGCCGTCACATATCTGTTGTTAATGAGAATGAGAAGATGTGCTGATGATGGTGGAGGTCAGACGCCGGTTTCACTCCCCGCTAATGAACCTCCCGCTGATGTGAGGTCAGCGCAGGTCACGGCGTACGGGTCAGACCTCATTGTTTGATCAGATGAAGAAGCTTCGCTGCAAACGAGTTTGTGTTAATAGGCCTGCAGCTGTTTGATTGTTTGAGTTTAAATGAAGCTTAAACTATAAGATAATACTGGTGTTAAGGACACAAATGTTCATGGCGGGTGTCCTTGTCCTCATTTAGACCACCAGATAAAGTGAGTTCGGTGTCAAAGGGCTTTTACGGGGAAAGATCCTCACGTCTCGTGGCTCTGCTGTCCGTCCGCTTCATTCCGCCTGCAGCATGAAGCTCACAAGCGTGACAGAGATCCGCGGCCGTCAGCAGGGACGCACTTTATTCAGCTTCGGCGCGTTTGGGGTCGTCGGGCCTGTTCCCTCGCGCAGCGgctttgggtcactgtgacatTGATGACTTTAAGCAGGACGTCCGGCAGTTGATGTCGACCCTCGTCCTTGAAACACGGCAGAACTTTAACACTTTCAAAACTATATTGTGCATTTTTGACAATGGTACCATGAAGGGGGGGTCTGAGGAAAagtttagagaaaaacattgtaaaaatacataaataataaaaataattattaaactaaattataatttaaaagaaatatattactaGTGACAAAAAAGATACACACAATGATGTGTAATCATTGTCAGTCTGTGTATTAGTGGAGGGAATTTTACATCGTtgctccagtaggtggcggaaatgagtgagtcatttattcaaatgattCGTTCAACACTGATTCATATAAAGCAGAACAAGCGACTCCCGCGATGgctgagtcattgaatcattcactcaaccgacTCCTGCGGCTTCATTTGAAACTGTTATATTATAGACAAAGTAAATAGAGATTTAGTGtgatttagtttgttttttaactgttgtgtaaaagcaatatcacactcgcgACGGTGCCAGTCACGTCATGGATCAGTCACGTGATCTGCGGCCTGAACAACATGAATTACCATGTATTTAGTTTCATTATATATAGAAAAACGGCGCActcttattattatgaatgggagaaagtgcaacacgcaaaatggcggaataagtcccgccttctaaataagagccaatcaccaATTGGTAgaatcgcgtcactgcagcggccgttagaagctctggttgatccagcctgaaaaaatctgttttttttgtcacgtttcgagcgtttagaaacaagttatgagacagttgttgtcagatttcattgatttctcaaatatgaaatttaatcgaaagcttggcaagcAGCTTTGTAGAATTTGATGTTCGAGAGGCGTTTctaagatggccgccgagtgaaacgACTCGTCTTAAAGGAACTTTGgttttattcaatttatttaataatttcattttaaatggtcGTGTGGTGTGAAAATTAATGTTAACAGTACAAATAATTAATACAGTCTCTCAATTAATAAGAGCTCTAAAATCTACATCTATAGATAATTTTGTCGCACCACAGGACTTCAACTACTATattaacttatttttatttctgcGTTTTTAATGTTTCACGAACAACCTGCACATAATAAGAACCACTTTATATGAGTGTTTTAAATGTAGGACAGAAGAATTATGGctcttcaaaataaattaatttccaccacataagaaaaaaatcatgcttttgtaaatcttaattatgacataaaatgaagtcataatttttactttttttttttccttatgtAGAGCTTCCATATAGTTAAATATGGAAACATGAGCCCGTTCTGGTTTATTCTCCTCATACTGGAGCACATTTGTCCAAAATCAAACCAGACATCATATGAAGAGCAGCAGCGCCACCGTGTGGATCAGTGACGCAACATCCGCCTAGCTTTCAAACTCATAGGGAAAATATACTCGTGTAAAATAatgttgaattcatttttaattatttgaattGAAACTATCATATAATTGTGAGGCAGTTGCCCTGGTTTTCAGTCTCATATCAGAGAAACCTGAGCTGATAGACAAAGACAGATTTGACTTTATACAACCAATAAACAATTCCATCCCTTTCAAACTGATACAGAAGAACAACAATCACGTTTTTCTTGTCAAACCTTTAGTACAGTAATGAAAAAGTCAAGCATGTGCTTTAATTACATGACACACTTCCTTCAGCACAACATGTTCATCTGAGGAGTGATATTCTCTCTTCCTTCAGTTCAGTCTTTCCGCGAGATTGACTTCGCATCAACGAAGATTTAATGCCGCAGCATCAGAGGTTTGCGTAGTAGCGGTCCCGGTTCTCAAAATCCCTGTAGGCGAACTTGGCGTCCTTCTTGCTGTGTGGGATGCGTCCGAAGGGGGCGTGGTCACTGAAGCAGCTGTCAAACACCTCGTCAACCACTCGCTCCGCCTCCTCCCTGCTCACCTTGCGTACGGCGAGAATGGAGCGCAGCGCTCGGCTCCGCACACACTCCTGCGGGAACAACACAATCCAGACACTCAAAACATCATCTGACCGAATGACAGCGAGCGACGGGGGCAGAAGCGTTACCTGATGGTGCTCTTTGAGGCCAAAGTTAAATCTGGAAACCTCGTTAACAAACGAACAGTCTCCGCTCAGATTGGCGGCACGGATCTGAAGAGTGAACAAACATAGACCTTTTAAAACGTCTGACAGATGAAGTCAGGGCTTTTCCACAGACGGTACGATCTCTCACCTCTGAACAGGCCAGATGTCTGAAGTCGGTGAACCAGTCGACTCGAGCCCTGCAGTGGTCGAAGGCGTGGATGAGCTCGTGCGTGACGACGCGGTTCATGTGAGCCTGCTGGTGGATGTTGTTCTGGCACAATACGATCTGCAACGACACACCCGCTCCGTTCAGACCCATATCAGCATGTGTTTGGGCTCGTGAAGCCGCTCTCTTCGACTCACCTGAGAGGTGGCGGCATCGAACCCGCCGCTGACGGTCCCGTCACAGTCCTCACATGAGAAATGTCTGTCTTTATGAACTGCACTGAGAAGACATCAAACAGACATGTGATGCCAGACACTGACGCCTGAGGGAAACTGAGGTGAAGCTTCTCTCTTACCAGCCGGAGGTTCTCATGGCCGCCAGCAGAAGTTTAGCGTACGGACCTGAGCGACAGAGAGACTGACAATGAACAGCACGTTCACTTCATAGTGCACTGCACAGTATGGAAGCCCATGAGACcaaaaatcatgctttggtaaatctcAATGTCATAACTATAATATACATAATgagataaagtcaaaattattgagAAAAAGTCAAGTCATAAATATGAGATAAAAATGATGACATTATGagattaaaatagaaattatgagataagtcaaaattacgagataaaaattaaaaattataataaaagtctaaattatgacagtcgtaattatgagataaaaagtcaaaatcatgattaaaaattcaaattatgacaattgtgagattaaaatagaaatcttagataaaaggtcaaaattatgataaatctaaattatgacagtcataattatgagataaagacaaaattatgacactaattatgaaattaaaatagaaattagGTAAAAGTTAGAAacagataaaatgtcaaaattattatataaaaattagataaaaagtcaaaatcatgattaaattaaaattatgacaattatgagattaaaataGAAGTCTGAGataaaaggtcaaaattatgataaatctaaattatgagtcataattatgagataaagtcaaaattatgacactaattatgaaattaaaatagaaattaggtaaaagttaaaaacataaaatgtcaaaattattatataaaaattagat
Above is a genomic segment from Megalobrama amblycephala isolate DHTTF-2021 linkage group LG14, ASM1881202v1, whole genome shotgun sequence containing:
- the atp23 gene encoding mitochondrial inner membrane protease ATP23 homolog; translation: MAQSRAEDDYSDKQPKPKQEDYGYSLYPERTGSKYKQGSIGESLFTFKHKCHIMLQFAMDTSPYAKLLLAAMRTSGCAVHKDRHFSCEDCDGTVSGGFDAATSQIVLCQNNIHQQAHMNRVVTHELIHAFDHCRARVDWFTDFRHLACSEIRAANLSGDCSFVNEVSRFNFGLKEHHQECVRSRALRSILAVRKVSREEAERVVDEVFDSCFSDHAPFGRIPHSKKDAKFAYRDFENRDRYYANL